A region from the Schistocerca serialis cubense isolate TAMUIC-IGC-003099 chromosome 1, iqSchSeri2.2, whole genome shotgun sequence genome encodes:
- the LOC126456823 gene encoding twist-related protein 1-like encodes MKSVPQLAGPSLGAASEVPGTAAGGARAPAVRGGGGGGGGGGGGGHPASGSSVAPGAGRAASRCVLAACGQRDSAASSVEVSAAQRRRYNSAATACHCRLSGTSCPVCKLSMNYSTLPV; translated from the exons ATGAAG TCGGTGCCGCAGTTGGCCGGGCCGTCGCTAGGAGCCGCTAGCGAAGTCCCGGGGACGGCCGCTGGGGGCGCTAGGGCGCCCGCTgtgcgtggcggcggcggcggcggcggcggcggcggcggcggcggacaccCTGCCTCCGGTTCCAGTGTCGCGCCTGGCGCCGGGCGTGCAGCGTCGCGGTGCGTGCTTGCTGCGTGTGGCCAGAGAGACAGCGCCGCGAGCTCAGTCGAGGTGTCGGCAGCGCAGCGACGCCGCTACAACTCGGCAGCTACAGCCTGCCACTGTAGGCTCAGCGGCACGTCCTGCCCAGTTTGCAAACTGTCTATGAACTATAGTACACTACCAGTGTGA